From the genome of Bacteroides sp. MSB163, one region includes:
- a CDS encoding RagB/SusD family nutrient uptake outer membrane protein: protein MKIITKIVAVCCLWGLSSCDSYLDVNQPSIYTDQSLYKTPADCEASIAGVYSQLQTVYNRNYLEAIVLREDAIKNMNNNITRFTDTSTEKTWETAWKSLWVLVSRSNKILDNIDRVVFSDEDQKNHIKGEAYAMRGLAYLQFAWCWGGSPLITTDLSLAELRKVKRSSQEETYQQAIKDFELAYDLLPEKRSGTEVGRITKYAMAGMLGRTYLYMHNPAKAVEWLELIIAKEPALYKMADNYEDCFDDKFDNTSERVWEVQYMGGSTGKALGISQTFNSMLLASSINLEKDAPFLHNVTFKGPSGTAQVSESIWGEGVYEEGDIRRAATMVNNLYYDKDYQHADTYTARKFLKATQTKPGSYDEWGNNISILRYTDVKLMYAEALNEVGYAENITTILSIINEVRKRAGLEAIDATRLNSKQATFDYIVHERFIEFCYEGLRWPDLIRWGLAEEAMEKHFSLKNEGFNTATQTPMYAMEKRNLLAPIPQSEINAYGDGTIMWQNPEY from the coding sequence ATGAAAATAATAACTAAAATAGTAGCCGTATGTTGTTTGTGGGGGCTATCCTCCTGCGACAGCTATCTGGACGTCAACCAACCGTCTATTTACACAGACCAGAGCTTATACAAGACTCCTGCTGATTGTGAAGCCTCCATTGCCGGAGTTTACTCACAACTACAGACTGTCTATAATCGTAACTATCTGGAAGCAATCGTATTGAGGGAAGACGCTATTAAAAACATGAACAATAACATTACCCGCTTCACAGATACTTCTACCGAAAAGACCTGGGAAACCGCATGGAAATCGCTCTGGGTACTGGTATCACGCAGCAATAAGATATTGGACAACATCGACCGGGTAGTCTTCTCTGATGAAGATCAGAAAAATCATATCAAAGGCGAGGCTTATGCCATGCGCGGACTAGCCTATCTGCAATTCGCCTGGTGTTGGGGAGGTTCTCCACTTATCACTACGGATCTTTCATTAGCTGAATTGCGTAAAGTGAAACGTTCTTCACAGGAAGAGACTTACCAGCAAGCAATCAAGGACTTCGAACTGGCTTATGACCTGCTTCCCGAAAAAAGAAGCGGCACAGAAGTGGGACGTATCACCAAATATGCAATGGCCGGTATGCTGGGACGTACTTACCTGTATATGCATAATCCTGCAAAGGCAGTAGAATGGTTGGAGCTGATAATTGCCAAAGAACCCGCTTTATATAAAATGGCCGACAACTATGAAGATTGTTTCGATGATAAATTCGACAACACATCCGAACGTGTCTGGGAAGTGCAATACATGGGCGGTTCCACCGGTAAAGCTTTGGGTATCAGCCAAACGTTCAACAGTATGTTGCTCGCTTCCAGTATCAATCTTGAAAAGGATGCTCCGTTCCTTCATAATGTAACGTTCAAAGGTCCTTCCGGTACCGCTCAGGTTTCCGAGTCCATCTGGGGTGAAGGTGTTTATGAAGAAGGCGATATCCGCCGGGCCGCTACCATGGTGAACAACCTTTATTACGATAAAGATTACCAGCATGCTGACACTTACACAGCCCGTAAGTTCCTGAAAGCAACGCAGACGAAACCCGGTTCTTATGACGAATGGGGTAATAACATCTCTATTCTGCGTTACACGGATGTCAAACTGATGTATGCCGAAGCTCTGAATGAAGTGGGCTATGCAGAGAATATCACTACAATCTTATCCATCATTAACGAAGTGCGCAAAAGAGCCGGTCTGGAAGCCATTGATGCTACCAGACTGAACAGCAAGCAAGCTACATTCGATTACATCGTTCACGAACGTTTTATCGAGTTCTGTTACGAAGGACTTCGTTGGCCCGACCTGATTCGTTGGGGGCTTGCCGAAGAAGCAATGGAGAAACACTTCTCTCTCAAAAACGAAGGTTTCAACACAGCTACCCAAACACCGATGTATGCAATGGAAAAACGTAATCTGCTGGCACCGATTCCACAATCTGAAATCAATGCCTATGGTGACGGAACAATCATGTGGCAAAATCCCGAATATTAA